In Rutidosis leptorrhynchoides isolate AG116_Rl617_1_P2 chromosome 2, CSIRO_AGI_Rlap_v1, whole genome shotgun sequence, one genomic interval encodes:
- the LOC139889240 gene encoding uncharacterized protein, whose amino-acid sequence MDRNTWMYEIGRATSEFMDSVDEFITVAETDQLEKGNTIISCPCKKCKNALWYVDLTDIKNHLIAHGFMRGYTCWSFHGESLADLNPYVSDNDTDNEKDSYNSDNNVNFDDMFDDLDMEDNVADKYHDRLQQLFVDAEKPLYTGCMNFTKLSVVIQLVNLKSNNGWSDTSFTSLLEWLNKMLPEGNELPVSTYQAKKLMCPMGLEIHRIHACPNDCMLYRNEDKDLHQCKVYGTSRYKCGKPTNNADSDVSKNGPPAKLLWYLPIIPRLKRLFVNEKDAKLLRWHAEDRKNDGKMRHVADSLQWKNFDKDFEEFGDEICSIRFGLSSDGINPFGDLSSRHSTWHVLLCIYNLPPWLCMKSKYIMMSLLIQGPKQPGNDIDVYLQPLVDEMMELWSTGIHV is encoded by the coding sequence ATGGATCGGAATACTTGGATGTACGAGATAGGTCGCGCTACCTCTGAGTTTATGGATAGTGTTGATGAATTTATTACAGTTGCTGAGACTGATCAACTAGAAAAAGGAAACACCATAATTAGTTGTCCTTGTAAGAAATGCAAAAATGCACTGTGGTATGTTGATTTAAccgatatcaaaaatcatctaattGCACACGGATTTATGAGAGGGTACACATGTTGGTCTTTTCATGGTGAGTCATTAGCTGACCTTAACCCGTATGTTTCAGATAACGATACCGATAATGAAAAAGATTCATACAATAGTGACAATAATGTTAATTTTGATGACATGTTTGACGATTTGGATATGGAGGATAATGTTGCTGATAAGTATCATGACAGATTACAACAACTATTTGTTGACGCTGAAAAACCTTTATATACCGGTTGTATGAATTTTACAAAACTTTCCGTCGTGATACAACTGGTTAACTTAAAATCAAACAATGGTTGGAGCGACACAAGTTTCACTAGCCTGTTAGAGTGGTTGAACAAAATGCTACCAGAAGGTAATGAGTTGCCGGTTTCAACATACCAAGCAAAGAAATTAATGTGCCCAATGGGATTGGAAATACACAGAATACATGCTTGTCCAAATGATTGTATGTTATACAGGAATGAAGATAAAGACCTTCATCAATGTAAGGTATATGGTACATCTaggtataaatgtggaaaaccaactAATAATGCTGATAGTGATGTGTCGAAAAATGGACCTCCTGCAAAATTATTGTGGTACTTGCCTATCATACCAAGATTAAAGAGATTATTTGTGAATGAGAAAGATGCAAAATTATTACGTTGGCATGCTGAAGATCGTAAAAATGATGGAAAAATGCGACATGTGGCCGATTCACTTCAATGGAAAAATTTTGATAAAGATTTTGAAGAATTTGGGGATGAGATATGTAGTATAAGGTTCGGACTCAGTTCAGATGGAATTAATCCTTTCGGAGATTTGAGTAGCCGTCACAGCACGTGGCATGTTCTTCTATGCATTTATAACCTACCGCCTTGGCTATGTATGAAAAGTAAATACATAATGATGTCTCTTTTGATTCAAGGCCCAAAGCAACCTGGAAATGACATTGATGTTTATTTGCAACCATTAGTTGATGAAATGATGGAATTATGGAGTACCGGCATACACGTTTAA